Proteins encoded by one window of Clostridium cagae:
- a CDS encoding winged helix-turn-helix domain-containing protein translates to MSDEKILIVDDEEHIIELLKFNLVNAGYKVLSSNNGIDALKIAKMEKPKLILLDLMLPGLDGFDVCKEVKKDKETQNISIIMLTAKGEEIDKILGLELGADDYITKPFSVRELLARVKAVLRRTYPGADIENNSYESKGLKIDFDRHEVFINNQKVELTLKEFDLLKILIKNKGKILQRETLLDKIWGYEYIGETRTVDVHIRYLRKKIEEDDKNPKFIETIRGVGYRFNPIDK, encoded by the coding sequence ATGTCTGATGAAAAAATATTAATAGTGGATGATGAGGAACACATAATAGAATTATTAAAGTTTAATTTGGTTAATGCAGGTTATAAAGTGCTTTCTTCCAACAATGGTATAGATGCGCTTAAAATAGCTAAAATGGAAAAACCTAAATTGATATTATTGGATTTAATGTTACCAGGATTAGATGGTTTTGATGTTTGTAAAGAAGTAAAAAAAGATAAAGAAACTCAAAATATATCAATAATAATGTTGACAGCAAAAGGAGAGGAAATTGATAAAATATTAGGTTTAGAATTAGGTGCAGATGATTATATAACTAAACCTTTTTCTGTGAGAGAATTATTAGCAAGAGTTAAAGCTGTTCTTAGAAGAACTTATCCAGGTGCAGATATTGAAAATAATTCATATGAGTCTAAAGGTCTTAAAATAGATTTTGATAGACATGAGGTGTTTATTAATAATCAAAAAGTTGAATTAACTTTAAAAGAATTTGATCTTTTAAAAATATTAATAAAAAACAAAGGGAAAATTCTTCAAAGAGAAACACTATTAGATAAAATATGGGGATATGAGTACATAGGAGAAACTAGAACAGTAGATGTACATATAAGATATTTAAGAAAGAAAATAGAAGAAGACGATAAAAATCCTAAATTTATAGAAACGATTAGAGGAGTAGGTTATAGATTTAACCCAATTGATAAATAA
- the pgeF gene encoding peptidoglycan editing factor PgeF, translating to MKKIDLKDIENVEDFMTIKLDNVAKIVFSNAELNRSFNRNTDEGVKQLESLRCKFNVNEVVYLKQVHSDNILIYKNNDIINEEGDAIITNKKNVIIGVFTADCVPVILVDEVKKVSAAIHSGWRGTFNSITLKTIEKMKSEFKCNPKNIKAYIGPHIRSCCYEVSKELKEKFLEKKKEIKECDLFNKNKLNLEECILNDLRNSGVKEENINTLELCTYCSERIKLHSYRKSNGNYGRMFTFIILE from the coding sequence TTGAAAAAAATAGACTTAAAGGATATAGAAAATGTAGAAGATTTTATGACCATAAAATTAGATAATGTTGCTAAAATAGTATTTTCAAATGCAGAACTCAACAGAAGTTTTAATAGGAATACTGATGAAGGTGTTAAGCAATTAGAATCATTGAGATGCAAATTTAATGTTAATGAAGTAGTATATTTAAAACAAGTACATAGTGATAATATATTAATTTATAAGAATAATGATATTATAAATGAAGAAGGAGATGCAATAATAACAAATAAGAAAAATGTTATTATTGGAGTTTTTACTGCGGATTGTGTTCCGGTTATATTAGTAGATGAAGTTAAAAAGGTGTCAGCAGCAATTCATAGTGGTTGGAGAGGAACATTTAATTCTATTACTTTAAAAACAATAGAAAAAATGAAGAGTGAGTTTAAGTGTAATCCTAAAAATATTAAAGCTTATATAGGACCGCATATAAGAAGCTGTTGTTATGAAGTATCCAAGGAATTAAAAGAAAAGTTTTTAGAGAAAAAGAAAGAAATTAAAGAATGTGATTTATTTAATAAAAATAAATTAAATTTAGAAGAATGTATATTAAATGATTTGAGAAATTCAGGAGTTAAAGAAGAGAATATAAATACTTTAGAATTATGTACATATTGTAGTGAAAGAATCAAATTACATTCATATAGAAAATCAAATGGAAATTATGGTAGAATGTTTACTTTTATAATTTTAGAGTGA
- a CDS encoding HAMP domain-containing sensor histidine kinase: MKKKILISSMMTVFFAIIIVTSFFVLLSNVQQIRDTKEELRNFNLLVGQLGNPEQVNNVNNTDLIKINNIPVKFTLLDVKGEILYDTQNEVENNYKNNKEFQEAMENGEGSSTKYSEDGNLNVIYYATKLSDNTIVVSWVPVNIVKTFQNKNIKYCIGIIMVVMFFSISLCLKLIKMIITPIKDLESVTHKMANGDYKIRAKINSKDELGNLGESFNNMADQLQMKMHEIVDKQTRIESILRSMESGVIAVDNNNIVIAINPYAERIFGIKKNILGESIIEYISDYDINTFLEEDYEIDKEIKILHPIERDLKIKKSNIINGIEMIGKVITIQDITDIKKLELMRTQFVANVSHELKTPLTSIKGFAETLRYVEDNETREKFLNIIDKESERLSRLINDILVLSSIESNISTQNDEFLPKSIIEDVINMVRKLANNKAINLEFYDDNQELILGDKDKFYQLTLNLVENAIKYSENGSNVKVISYSKQGNYYLEISDNGLGIPKEDLPRIFERFYRVDKSRKKGGTGLGLAIVKHIVKTFNGDINVKSILGEGSIFKVRIKYK, from the coding sequence ATGAAAAAGAAAATATTAATATCATCAATGATGACAGTCTTTTTTGCCATTATAATAGTGACATCTTTCTTTGTATTGTTAAGTAATGTTCAACAAATTAGGGATACAAAAGAAGAACTTAGAAATTTCAACTTACTTGTTGGTCAATTAGGTAATCCAGAACAGGTTAATAATGTTAATAATACTGATTTAATAAAAATAAATAATATACCAGTTAAATTTACATTACTTGATGTAAAAGGTGAGATATTATATGATACTCAAAATGAAGTGGAAAATAATTATAAAAATAATAAGGAATTTCAAGAAGCTATGGAAAATGGAGAGGGATCTTCAACTAAATATAGTGAAGATGGTAATCTTAACGTAATATATTATGCTACAAAATTAAGTGATAATACTATAGTAGTAAGTTGGGTTCCGGTTAATATTGTGAAAACATTCCAAAATAAAAATATAAAATATTGTATAGGAATAATAATGGTGGTAATGTTTTTTTCTATATCGTTATGTTTAAAATTAATAAAAATGATAATTACACCAATTAAAGACTTAGAGTCAGTAACACATAAGATGGCTAATGGAGATTATAAAATAAGAGCTAAAATAAATAGTAAAGATGAACTTGGAAACTTAGGTGAAAGTTTTAATAATATGGCAGATCAGCTTCAAATGAAAATGCATGAGATAGTTGATAAACAAACTAGAATAGAATCTATTTTAAGAAGCATGGAAAGCGGTGTTATTGCAGTAGATAATAATAATATTGTAATAGCTATTAATCCTTATGCAGAAAGAATATTCGGTATAAAGAAAAATATTTTAGGCGAATCTATAATTGAATATATTTCTGATTATGACATAAATACTTTTTTAGAAGAGGATTACGAAATAGACAAAGAAATAAAAATACTTCATCCAATAGAGCGTGATTTAAAGATAAAAAAATCAAATATAATAAATGGAATAGAAATGATAGGAAAAGTAATAACTATACAAGATATAACTGACATAAAAAAACTTGAACTTATGAGAACTCAATTTGTTGCAAATGTATCTCACGAGTTAAAAACACCATTAACATCTATTAAAGGTTTTGCAGAAACATTAAGATATGTAGAAGACAATGAAACTAGAGAAAAATTCTTGAATATAATAGATAAAGAATCAGAAAGGCTATCAAGATTAATAAATGATATTTTAGTACTTTCTAGTATTGAGAGCAATATATCAACTCAAAATGATGAATTTTTACCTAAAAGTATAATAGAAGATGTTATCAATATGGTGAGAAAACTTGCTAATAATAAAGCTATTAATTTAGAATTTTATGATGATAACCAAGAGCTTATATTAGGCGATAAGGATAAATTTTATCAGTTAACATTAAATTTAGTTGAAAATGCTATAAAATATTCTGAAAATGGATCAAATGTTAAGGTGATAAGTTATAGTAAGCAAGGAAATTATTATTTAGAAATTAGTGATAATGGATTAGGTATACCTAAAGAAGATCTACCAAGAATATTTGAAAGATTTTATAGAGTAGATAAATCTCGAAAAAAAGGTGGAACAGGCTTAGGACTAGCTATTGTAAAGCATATAGTTAAAACATTTAATGGGGATATAAATGTTAAAAGTATATTAGGTGAAGGGAGTATATTTAAAGTAAGAATAAAATATAAATAA